The Centroberyx gerrardi isolate f3 chromosome 13, fCenGer3.hap1.cur.20231027, whole genome shotgun sequence genome contains the following window.
CTGTCCGGTGTTGGTTGAACTGTTTCGCGGCTCGCTGCTGTTTGCACGCCGGTTCGTGTCATTCTTATCTAACGTTACACATGTGAGTCAAGCTAACGAGCTAGCTTACGACTCTCTGGCTAGCAACTTTAAGCTAGCTTGTATTAACTGAATCAAATGCAAGTTAGAGTAAATTACATCCAGTAAGCATGTAGGCAAAGTTGGAAATAGAAAATATAGACTCAACTGTTACAGGTGGAATGTAGTTTTGGTGAAGCTAATGTTGGctaacagtgttacagtgacATTAGTTAGTGTCTTAGGTAAAGCTTGTCTTGAGAGCGGAGAGACGTAAACGCCAGGTTCCATTCAGAAACCTGACAATTTAATGTTGCCTGGCTTATCGGCAAATGTACTTGCCCTATAAAATTTGGCTCAATACTTTTTCTAAATTAGTAGAAGCCTCTCTTCAATTCGGCGTACAACTAGTCCACCTAGTATCTTAGAATTATTAACAAATTCAGTTTTTCGAATAGCTCCGGCTGTAATTCCCACAATGTTCTTCCTCCAATATGCATCGCGGTTGGCGGTAGAGGGAACTGTGATCCAGTTATACATTTTGAGATTCTGTTGAAACTAAGTGCTGCATGGTGGATTATATATATGCCGAATTGACGAGTGGATCGCATAATTCAGAAAGGGTCTTGCGTCATGCTCTGCCTGGTGTGTAGTTCTGCCGATGAGCCAGGCAATTTTAAAGTgatagatttttgaatggagttcgGCATTCAACGTTGCTGAGAGGAGATGGCTCCCTTCAGTGTGGGCGGTTACCCAGCCAGTGTGATAGGTCACTCAATGTCATATCTGTCCACTGTGTATTTAAAACATGAGCAAGTAGGAAtaccttgacacacacacacacacacatattcttcTAGTGGGGACAGGCTGCAATTGAATCCGTTTGTCAGTGTGCAGTGTGATATGTGTCTGTAGCATCAACAGGTTCTAAATTTCATGATGTGTTTTACTAATCTGAAACTGtgatacctgtgtgtgtgtgtgtgtgtgtgtgtgtgtgtttaacagggttttctgcagcagctgaggcAGATTGCAGGCAGGATGTCCTCTGGGCCCCGGGGTGCAGGACTGGGTGTCAAGCTGCTGATCGGTGCTGGAGCTCTGGCCTATGGAGTGAAGGAAGCCACATACACAGGTAGACCTGTCTTCCACCTCTGTGCTGCCTGACGCTctcacactgtactacactttctacggaagaggattagggccacatgtgaaaaatgtatttgagttctgagtttaaagtcagaattctgagaaaaggtcagaattcagactttaatctcagtactgaaatacatttttcacatgtgccCTTAATCCTCTTCCCTAACTTTCATATAAGCTTTCCATCAGTGTTTGCATCCAACTGTGAACAAACGTAAAGCAAACTGTAGAAATGTTGcaataaacaaaatgtgaaattgTTGTCAGCtcagttgaagtgaataaattaaCTTCCTGGGTGTAGAAAGGACACATGCagcagaaaaatggaaagattctttacattaatttatttgacaaatgcgCTTCCATCACTATTTGATGGATAACTTTATTATTGACAAAACCTTTTGTCCTTTAAGCAAGTGTGAAAACTTAGTTGGAAGGAATTCCAGCCACAGACTACAGTCAGGATGCTGTAACAGGTTATTAAGACTAAAAGaatgaggaaaaagaggaatatGTACATAAAATCCTATATAGAATAACTTTAATTTAAAATCCAGATTAAAAAGATTTGTCTTTaactttttcttaaaaatacCAGCAGAACTCGCTGTTCTGAGATCTTGTGGGAGGATTTTCCAGAGTTTAGGGGCATAAAACCAGAAGGCGGATTCACCAGTGCTGCTGTGTAAAACCAGTtgaatgtaatctaatctaatcctgTGTTTGGTCCCTCTGTGCAGTGGAAGGCGGGCAGAGAGCCATCATCTTCAACAGGATTGGAGGGATCCAGCCGGACACGGTTCTGGCTGAGGGACTCCACTTCAGGTAGGAGAGCATCGTTTTCCAGCGCTGTAGTCGAGTCGCCAAAAACCTCAAGTCCGAGTCGAGACCCGAGTCCTCAGCGTTCGAAGCAGAGTCGAGTCTCGAGTCCTCCGCGCTCGAGTCCCAGTAAGCAGTCTGAGTTGACGTCATCCAGGCTGGAACAAATGAAAGAACACATACGAATTCACATCTGTCACATTAAAAGATAGTTTATTAGTTAGAATGGAGACTCTTAAGTTGTAGTTTTCAGtcgtttcatttgtttttcgaTTTGTTTTCAGTCGAGAAAATGGTTCGCACTTATattctcattttttatttatttttataaatgcaGAAGGGAAATCATGCACAGACGTTTCAGCTAGTGTGCAGGTGCAggttataaaaaataaaaaaacgaatgtaatgagaaaataaaaggtCTTGGAAAACGTATTTCTTTTTTGAGTGGGAATCATTTTCTCAACCGAAGACATTTGATTGGTTCTTACACACCAAACAGAGCAAAGGTGAGCGTGGAGATTTCTCCCATAGACTCAATTTGTGTTTTGAAATCACCCAAAAAAGGATTCCTGTCtaactctctctccattcagacACACCGCTGCTCAAGTTGCACACGTGTGTCATAGGTGCAATGCATCatggtcattgtagttcatTGAATCTTGGTTGTTTGAACGCTCCATCAGTCAGAACCAGCAGCTTCATGCGTCACGGCAACAAAATGaacccaaaacaaaaatgtagcaaatgataataataaactttatttatatagcacctttcaaaacattgTCACATGTttaacaacaaataaaactaCAGAGTAAAAATTTAAAGAAAGTAGAATCAGTAACTACAGCAACAAGAACAATGAAGTTAAAATAGAACAACTGCAAGAcaaggaagagaaaataaacacgAATAAAATAAGTATTATAAAAAAGCCTctacataaaaatgtgttttgaggagAGACTTAAAAGAAGAAACAGCAAAAGCCCGGTCACATTTAGAGAAACACTGTCTTCTATCAACAGCTTGACTGTTTTCAACCACAGTGGACGttgtaaatgaaattaaatgattaaaaaaaagatatttcagTGTTGCAGAAGTGCAGATTTATTCAGTGTGGAAATAACATCTGAACAGGATTAAGCACGCAGCATTAGTCTCATCCATCTGACccgctctgcctctccctcgGTCAGGATACCCTGGTTCCAGTATCCCATCATCTACGACATCAGAGCCAGACCCAGGAAGATCTCCTCCCTCACTGGAAGCAAAGGTGAGAACCAGACCGGGACTCGGAACCAGACCTGAGCTGATTTcaaggtccccacgggtccttgaaagtttttgaatatagacataaatagacatgggtcattgaaagtgcttgaatttatttattttgtgcaagaatagaaattgaagttcttttgatattttttttacttaacgTTGTCTGTTTTTTACGTTCCGCTGTCTGCATGCGTGTCTCCCGCCGTCTGTGCGTCCTTGTTGTTTTTGAGGGAATtaggcctggaaagtccttgaaaagtccttgaatttgatgtttaagaaggtgtgggaaccctgtgatTGTCAAAACCAAGAACGCCAAGTCAATAATAAACCCCTTTTcgcaaacatggctgacgttcTTCTGCAGGGTTTAGATCGGTTGtcagcaatgttaagaagcaactttctgtctcctccgacTCGTCCGTGATCCTGATTTAGTGTTTCAGGATAACTTCTAACACAATACAgctgtttctgttcctgttgtcagacgactgtaTGAGGCAAAAAGTGATTCGATCGAGGGTCACAACATGCTAAccggctaaccaaggctaacagtAACTTCTGTGCtattagcattttgtgactgtcgatcaaatcacttttttatagttgtgcagaaacagaaagatctgtcagtggcagcagctgtgttgtgttATAATCTATCCTGAAACACTAAATCAGTGTCACAGAGTCGGAGGAGACGGAAAGTtgcttcttaacattgctggcgATGGTGAGACCCGATCTGTAACCTGCAGAAGAACGATTGGTTCTGTCCATTGAAGTTCTGTGTGTAGAACAGAGATGGTGAAGGCCCTGTGTGTCCTGTTGTCAAATTAAACTGTTCTCAGGTCAGATCAGTCCTGCTGTCTGATCCCATCGCCTTACTGatgtctttctcctttcttttgaAGTGAGACATTTTTCGAAAACCTTTTAACTGTTTCTCTCACCTGCACAACGTTGAACTTTTTAAATGTTCTGTccgtgtgagtgagtgacctctgacctctcgcCCCGCGCCCGCAGACCTGCAGATGGTGAACATCGCCCTGCGGGTTTTGTCCCGTCCGCTGGCGTCCAACCTGCCGACCATGTACCAGCAGCTGGGGACGGACTACGACGAGCGCGTCCTGCCCTCCATCGTCAACGAGGTGCTGAAGAGCGTGGTGGCGAAGTTCAACGCCTCGCAGCTCATCACACAGAGAGCACAGGTACGTGAAGGCCGAGTCGTAGTTCTGCATCCACTGGTGCCGTGATTCTGTGCGTAGACCACGGAGACACTAGATGGCGGTGTGGAGCTTTGTTAACGCagaagtaataacagaagaagtcGCCTCCATTCTCTGAAACTCATGTTGTTGATATTTATACTGCAAGACTGGAAGAACGGCCTCCAACGCCAAAACAAATGCTGAGAAATATAACCTAGTAACATAGTTAAGGGTCCCATatcctccactgtccagagttttattttgtgtctttctgtccattcagagctgtgtgtgtggtgtcatgaaccaaaaacactctcaatccatttctccacgttcattttccagcatctctctgagccttaccaagaacaggccgtttctgtctccgtgtctttaaggctcattaatattaatgaaacggctcgtttagaggctcgcttttctgatatggattgtgtggatttagttggcgaccgtgcgttttgatgctttcaccatgtttagatagacatccaactcctttatcatcacagaggcaaggggagtcctgctttacaccagatgggacctttaaaggtgCGATGTGGAGCATTTTTTACcatcaatatgtcattgtcaGATTAATGTTGCTAccttggtctaatgactgtaaaccaatgagagccTGGTGGAgctgattgttctcctctatctcacagcagtggttttgttagttctagtgtttccccacattaagactacatttcccatcagcctcgTTGCTCCctgccccctctccccctccctgaagaggatcaacatgttggaagtgatttctccatcttcctttccctccttccaccatctgctgccagaaactctttcagctttagctccgtttgctctggaagaacagaacctcttcctgttttgtgccgtaaagcgatccagcagatttccctccagatccaccaggtggagaaactatggaggatgcagagtagaggctggtagaggctgacaggctgaccactgatgctctggtttgtttatattaaaggatcaggctggtgttttttaatgcatttcttaccgtcaacaaatcctatgaaaataacaaaatcagcaatgattttgttttgctaacaagtctcgtccatgtagcggtgcccagtgcagcctcatgtcccagcagccatagaactgcattgtattaaaaaactattaaaacccgtcacagagccatgctgctgctctgcagcatatttcatcatcacgatgcaccgggccggacgactttttcctcaaacgacttaataagccgaccgtaaacacgttttccatctcatgaaagtagttccgtagcacagaaaatagtccccggtgtaatgaagaatttgttcccatttgaatttgatttagtaataactacaacagtctgacttttcgtgggaACAGTtggcgatttttaaaatgtaaactatgtctctgtgagctgtatttaaaggtttttagcttacaattggagccaatgacttccgggttgaaggatAAAAAGGGAACgagggaagtcggaaagtaacgagagtagagcaaacacattgttgattttgttattttcataggatttgttgacggtaagagaTGCATTAaaaccggccttatcctttaatgtgtcaaaattaatgtgattatgatttattgatgttaaaatgatagaTAGCACATTTTTTATGCTCCCAAAATGCGGTTTGACTGTGACTTAAGTTTCTACATGAAGCGAACGGAGCATTTCTGTCTCAAACAGAATCATTCcaggtgtgttttgtgtctctaACTCCACCCAGGTGTACAGAGTGTATCTGGAGTTGGTTTGTATAATAACTCGGCATGTAGGCAGCCGGTCTGAAAAGAGCCGACCAGCCGCTCAGCAGAATGAAGAAAAGCACGACTTcttacacaaaacacatgttGGCCTGCAGCCAGCGTCGGGTCATCCGTCTTAACTGTCTGTTTATATTGTAATGAGGTTAGTCAGCAGATTCTGTGGAGCTGCAGGTCTTCCTGCTTCATTACAGCCGTACAGTAACCAGAGCAAAGCCTACAACTACACATTATTATCTTATTAATTAATCTGTCTGCTCTTTAACTAGCAGACTGTTTATTCTTTCATCCTCTCTACCAGATTAATTACTCTGTCAGCGGATCTACTTTACAAAACAACTTTTGCAATTTAACTTTTAAAAGTTTGagatttgtctttttaattttcATGCAGAATAAGTTATAACCAAACTATATTTCGGCATATTTACTACGGTATAGACTTACAGAGAGTCCAAATAAGCTTCAGCATTACATCTGTATCTCACTGCATTTGTGAAAACCTACAGACTCATCCAGTACAGCTTTGAGAGGAATCATTTGTCTGTTAATCAAACAGTTACAGCTGGTGTTACCTTGTTATTGTCCCCCACCTAAGGGGGGACTGtggatcggtctccgtccgttagtttgttagtttgttagtttgttagttagttagtcacactgtaatgTTGACTTTGTGCCACTAGGGGGCGGCATTggcaatgaatggggactcagtggtaaagcaacacagttaaagttatcataggtaacataacagtctacacacttggagacatcagactgtgttgatgtgttgaagtgagagtcagtggagaat
Protein-coding sequences here:
- the phb2a gene encoding prohibitin-2a, which gives rise to MANKEPGGFLQQLRQIAGRMSSGPRGAGLGVKLLIGAGALAYGVKEATYTVEGGQRAIIFNRIGGIQPDTVLAEGLHFRIPWFQYPIIYDIRARPRKISSLTGSKDLQMVNIALRVLSRPLASNLPTMYQQLGTDYDERVLPSIVNEVLKSVVAKFNASQLITQRAQVSLLIRRDLFERAKDFNIILDDVAITELSFSREYTAAVEAKQVAQQEAQRAQFYVEKAKQDQRQKIIQAEGEAQAAKMLGEAVTKNPGYLKLRKIRAAQNIAKTVSQSQNKVYLSADSLVLNLQDSSSFNNLSLAK